In Streptomyces sclerotialus, one genomic interval encodes:
- a CDS encoding FUSC family protein, which yields MSEVKAWCSALQHSFRAALKVERVLSDPWAIGRAVLAVVAASVIGWLLDDPLAWAMMTVGTFICGIGTLLAPIRHRAVNALALGAGFTLATLIGVYLHPMGWWFLIVLAVAAYVAGLWRALGVAPGIRACLVTIGLMITADLSPGIPAGLTMVQWIAAGAGLVVLVQLLPPYGRRHPAQRKAVAAVYRTLADSARAGEPAPYRSSAPFTAARAALDLLPSFARPAAAPLYGLLAEAEGIRRALLLMPRAGRKDSLPRAAIADALDAVARTVQTARRQDADAEATRLPASWSGPEAEALRARLREAARLADHWLEARGPEGLDQVLDAFPAENAVRSGWRRLRAELRPGAPLFLHAIRIAVGTAAGEAAGRAFGDFWGHALPDHGFWAALTTMLVLFPDYGHTFARGWARPIGSILGGLAAWVVLLPGGWNAGWIVVVATVLAACVFLTLRVGQLVLNFFITAWIVFLITRLGSAAHLVEWGRPADTVVGALLGLVVFLAIPTYHHHRTHDLLADWLRVQRRLLPALVTGYAEAGAVDPAEIDVLRRQARQARERLDGAITSLGHEPRSHRSRWTAAELTGIQRSVYEITQCASVLYDRQPARTADAVPETAEFAAVLDHHLAGLAAVVAAKGRPHEGELRAAFDATATRSGLADLVDHAAPDGVAHARGRALTLCLRTVTAVEELVSRLAADGESGRAAAPPAAGHEGQARLQGGRFRPISQMQSATTARGTRS from the coding sequence ATGAGTGAGGTCAAGGCATGGTGCTCCGCCCTCCAGCACAGCTTCCGAGCGGCGCTGAAGGTGGAACGCGTACTTTCGGATCCCTGGGCGATCGGCCGGGCCGTGCTCGCGGTCGTCGCGGCATCGGTCATCGGATGGCTGCTGGACGACCCGCTGGCCTGGGCCATGATGACCGTCGGGACGTTCATCTGCGGCATCGGCACGCTGCTGGCCCCGATCCGGCACCGGGCGGTGAACGCGCTCGCCCTCGGCGCCGGGTTCACCCTCGCCACGCTGATCGGGGTGTACCTCCACCCGATGGGCTGGTGGTTCCTGATCGTGCTCGCCGTCGCGGCCTACGTCGCCGGCCTGTGGCGCGCCCTGGGCGTGGCCCCCGGCATCCGCGCCTGCCTGGTCACGATCGGCCTCATGATCACCGCGGACCTCTCCCCCGGCATCCCGGCCGGGCTGACGATGGTCCAGTGGATCGCGGCCGGCGCCGGCCTGGTGGTCCTCGTCCAGCTGCTGCCGCCGTACGGCCGGCGGCACCCGGCGCAGCGCAAGGCCGTGGCGGCCGTCTACCGGACCCTGGCGGACAGCGCCCGGGCCGGCGAGCCAGCGCCGTACCGCTCGTCGGCGCCCTTCACGGCGGCCCGCGCGGCCCTGGACCTGCTCCCCTCCTTCGCCCGCCCCGCCGCAGCGCCGCTCTACGGCCTCCTCGCCGAGGCGGAGGGCATCCGGCGCGCACTGCTGCTCATGCCGCGTGCGGGGCGCAAGGACAGCCTGCCGCGCGCGGCGATCGCCGACGCGCTCGACGCGGTCGCCCGTACGGTGCAGACCGCCCGGCGGCAGGACGCCGACGCGGAGGCCACGCGGCTGCCGGCCTCCTGGAGCGGCCCCGAGGCCGAGGCGCTGCGCGCCCGCCTCCGGGAGGCGGCGCGGCTGGCCGACCACTGGCTGGAGGCCCGCGGGCCCGAGGGTCTCGACCAGGTCCTGGACGCCTTTCCCGCCGAGAACGCGGTGCGTTCCGGGTGGCGCCGGCTGCGGGCCGAGCTGCGGCCCGGTGCCCCGCTGTTCCTGCACGCCATCCGGATCGCGGTCGGCACGGCCGCCGGTGAGGCGGCGGGCCGCGCGTTCGGCGACTTCTGGGGGCACGCCCTGCCCGACCACGGCTTCTGGGCGGCGCTCACCACGATGCTGGTGCTCTTCCCCGACTACGGGCACACCTTCGCCCGCGGCTGGGCCCGGCCGATCGGCTCGATCCTCGGCGGGCTCGCCGCATGGGTGGTACTGCTGCCCGGCGGCTGGAACGCCGGCTGGATCGTGGTGGTGGCGACGGTCCTCGCGGCGTGCGTCTTCCTCACCCTGCGGGTCGGCCAGCTCGTACTGAACTTCTTCATCACGGCGTGGATCGTCTTCCTGATCACCCGCCTCGGCTCGGCCGCCCACCTGGTCGAGTGGGGCCGCCCCGCCGACACCGTCGTGGGCGCGCTGCTTGGTCTGGTGGTCTTCCTGGCGATCCCGACGTACCACCACCACCGCACGCACGACCTGCTCGCCGACTGGCTGCGGGTGCAGCGGCGGCTGCTGCCGGCGCTGGTGACCGGGTACGCCGAGGCCGGCGCCGTGGACCCGGCGGAGATCGACGTGCTGCGCCGGCAGGCCCGGCAGGCCCGGGAACGGCTGGACGGGGCGATCACCAGCCTCGGCCACGAGCCGCGCAGCCACCGCTCCCGGTGGACCGCCGCCGAGCTGACCGGGATCCAGCGGTCGGTCTACGAGATCACCCAGTGCGCTTCGGTGCTCTACGACCGGCAGCCCGCCCGCACCGCCGACGCGGTACCGGAAACCGCCGAGTTCGCCGCCGTCCTCGACCACCATCTGGCCGGGCTGGCCGCGGTGGTCGCCGCGAAGGGCCGCCCGCACGAGGGTGAGCTGCGCGCCGCCTTCGACGCGACGGCCACCCGCAGCGGCCTCGCCGACCTGGTCGACCACGCCGCACCGGACGGGGTCGCGCACGCCCGCGGCCGGGCCCTCACGCTGTGCCTGCGTACCGTGACCGCCGTCGAGGAGCTCGTCTCCCGGCTGGCCGCGGACGGGGAGTCCGGCCGGGCGGCCGCTCCCCCGGCCGCCGGGCACGAAGGGCAGGCCCGCCTCCAGGGCGGCCGATTCCGGCCGATCTCACAGATGCAATCTGCCACTACAGCACGCGGCACAAGGAGCTGA
- a CDS encoding purine-cytosine permease family protein — protein sequence MTTSITEIETHGVERIPDEDRSARPLDLFRLAFGGANTFATCVLGAFPVLFGLSFLQGLAATVLGLVAGAALLAPMALFGPANGTNNAVSSSAHLGVHGRIVGSFLSLLTAVAFFSISVWSSGDALVGGAHRLAGIPESGVSHGLAYALFGGLVLVVCLYGFRFMLLVNKVAVVAASAMFVLGALAFAGDFDPGYAGSFASTADPLFWPSFIGAALIVLSNPVSFGAFLGDWSRYLPAGVPRRRVMGAAFLAQLATLLPFVFGLATASVIAERAARYVDPAAPNYVGGLLAVSPGWYFLPVCLIALIGGLSTGTTALYGTGLDFSSVFPRFSRVQATLFIGVLSIAFIFAGRFALNLTRSISTFSTLIITCTAPWMVVMLLGYVTRRGWYDADAIQVFNRRQRGGRYWFTHGWNWRAMSAWLVSATVGLLFTDLPGQFVGPLGGLAGGADISLPVGLVLAAVVYLTLLAVFPEPRAVYGPAGPRFVRASAAEVPPITGGPKAPADVPATAR from the coding sequence GTGACGACGTCGATCACCGAAATAGAGACCCACGGCGTCGAGCGGATACCGGACGAGGACCGGTCAGCGCGTCCGCTGGACCTCTTCCGGCTGGCCTTCGGCGGCGCCAACACCTTCGCCACCTGTGTCCTCGGCGCCTTCCCCGTCCTCTTCGGCCTGTCGTTCCTGCAAGGGCTCGCGGCGACCGTGCTCGGCCTGGTCGCCGGGGCCGCACTGCTCGCCCCCATGGCACTGTTCGGCCCGGCCAACGGGACGAACAACGCCGTCTCCTCCTCCGCCCACCTGGGGGTGCACGGCCGGATCGTGGGCTCCTTCCTCTCCCTCCTCACCGCCGTCGCGTTCTTCTCGATCTCGGTGTGGTCCTCCGGTGACGCGCTCGTCGGCGGTGCGCACCGGCTCGCCGGCATCCCCGAGTCGGGGGTGAGCCACGGCCTGGCGTACGCGCTCTTCGGCGGGCTCGTCCTGGTGGTGTGCCTCTACGGCTTCCGCTTCATGCTGCTGGTCAACAAGGTTGCGGTGGTGGCGGCCTCGGCGATGTTCGTGCTCGGTGCCCTCGCGTTCGCCGGGGACTTCGATCCCGGTTACGCGGGTTCCTTCGCCTCGACCGCCGATCCGCTGTTCTGGCCCTCGTTCATCGGCGCCGCACTGATCGTGCTGTCCAACCCGGTCTCCTTCGGCGCGTTCCTCGGCGACTGGTCGCGTTACCTCCCCGCCGGCGTGCCGCGCCGCCGGGTCATGGGCGCGGCGTTCCTCGCCCAGCTGGCGACGCTGCTGCCCTTCGTCTTCGGCCTGGCCACCGCCTCCGTCATCGCCGAGCGGGCCGCGCGGTACGTCGACCCGGCGGCCCCCAACTACGTGGGCGGTCTGCTGGCCGTCTCGCCCGGCTGGTACTTCCTGCCGGTCTGCCTGATCGCCCTGATCGGCGGCCTGTCCACCGGTACCACCGCGCTCTACGGGACGGGGCTGGACTTCTCCAGTGTCTTCCCGCGCTTCAGCCGCGTGCAGGCCACGCTGTTCATCGGGGTGCTGTCGATCGCGTTCATCTTCGCCGGGCGCTTCGCGCTGAACCTCACCCGGTCCATCTCCACGTTCTCGACGCTGATCATCACCTGCACGGCGCCCTGGATGGTCGTGATGCTCCTCGGCTACGTCACCCGCCGTGGCTGGTACGACGCGGACGCCATCCAGGTCTTCAACCGCCGTCAGCGGGGCGGCCGTTACTGGTTCACGCACGGCTGGAACTGGCGCGCCATGTCCGCGTGGCTGGTGTCGGCGACCGTGGGGCTGCTCTTCACCGATCTGCCCGGTCAGTTCGTCGGCCCGCTCGGCGGCCTCGCCGGCGGCGCCGACATCTCCCTGCCGGTGGGTCTGGTCCTCGCCGCGGTGGTCTACCTCACCCTGCTCGCCGTCTTCCCCGAGCCGCGTGCGGTGTACGGGCCGGCCGGACCCCGGTTCGTCCGCGCGTCGGCCGCCGAGGTGCCGCCGATCACCGGCGGTCCGAAGGCGCCCGCCGACGTGCCGGCAACTGCCCGCTGA
- a CDS encoding CoA transferase, with amino-acid sequence MTTGHAQELTQRIQAAVAAPATDDAFDVEAAFAEVLAGIGMSPEDTGGKVTFLGADPVVPSTLRLGGAAALALAAKSAAIAKLWRLRGGAGQDIAVDLRSAPHRLCPFYDRRWELLNGYPPASTSNVNQALGFSFYPTADGRWVMPLNPYPGIKTAAQKLLGTPDDPDAVAAAIAKWNAADLEQAAVEAGVVLPVLRSPLEMLDEPQYRDHLAHLPLVQIEKIGDSPAEPLPAGAEQPLSGIRALGMGHVIAGAGAGRALALHGADVLNIWRPGEHEHDATYATANVGVRSATLDPRSPDGSARLRELLGGADVFYANRRPGYLESIGLGPEQAAAVRPGIVHATATLNGPTGPWADRVGFDQTAGSLVGMMNLEGDGERPGLPPILVVNDYIVSWLMAAGVSEALARRAREGGSYRVHVSLTRAALWILSLGVFDKAYATEVAGTGERHAYLDPETFTDETPLGTYQGVTDQVRMSGTPGRYPFTLVARGSCPPEWA; translated from the coding sequence ATGACCACCGGGCACGCACAGGAGCTCACCCAGCGGATCCAGGCCGCCGTCGCCGCACCGGCGACCGACGACGCCTTCGACGTCGAGGCCGCCTTCGCCGAGGTGCTGGCAGGCATCGGCATGAGCCCGGAGGACACCGGGGGCAAGGTCACCTTCCTCGGCGCCGACCCGGTCGTACCGAGCACCCTGCGGCTGGGCGGGGCCGCCGCCCTCGCGCTCGCGGCCAAGTCCGCCGCGATCGCCAAGCTGTGGCGGCTGCGCGGCGGTGCCGGGCAGGACATCGCCGTCGACCTGCGCAGCGCCCCGCACCGGCTGTGCCCGTTCTACGACCGCCGCTGGGAGCTGCTGAACGGCTATCCGCCGGCCTCCACCTCCAATGTGAACCAGGCGCTCGGCTTCTCCTTCTACCCCACCGCCGACGGGCGCTGGGTGATGCCGCTGAACCCCTACCCCGGCATCAAGACGGCCGCCCAGAAGCTGCTCGGCACCCCGGACGACCCGGACGCCGTGGCCGCGGCCATCGCCAAGTGGAACGCCGCCGACCTGGAGCAGGCCGCCGTCGAAGCCGGAGTCGTGCTGCCGGTGCTGCGCTCCCCGCTGGAGATGCTCGACGAGCCGCAGTACCGCGATCACCTCGCACACCTGCCGCTGGTCCAGATCGAGAAGATCGGCGACAGCCCGGCCGAGCCCCTGCCGGCGGGCGCCGAACAGCCCCTGTCGGGCATCCGGGCGCTGGGCATGGGGCATGTGATCGCCGGTGCGGGCGCGGGCCGCGCGCTGGCCCTGCACGGCGCCGACGTACTGAACATCTGGCGCCCGGGCGAGCACGAGCACGACGCGACGTACGCCACGGCGAACGTCGGCGTCCGCTCCGCCACCCTCGACCCGCGCTCCCCCGACGGCTCGGCGCGGCTGCGCGAACTGCTGGGCGGGGCCGACGTGTTCTACGCCAACCGCCGCCCCGGCTACCTGGAGAGCATCGGGCTGGGCCCGGAGCAGGCCGCGGCCGTCCGGCCCGGCATCGTGCACGCGACGGCCACCCTCAACGGGCCCACCGGGCCCTGGGCGGACCGGGTCGGCTTCGACCAGACGGCGGGCAGCCTGGTCGGCATGATGAACCTGGAGGGCGACGGCGAGCGGCCGGGCCTGCCGCCGATCCTGGTGGTCAACGACTACATCGTCTCCTGGCTGATGGCCGCCGGGGTCAGCGAGGCGCTGGCCCGCCGGGCACGCGAGGGCGGCAGCTACCGGGTGCACGTCTCGCTGACCCGCGCCGCGCTGTGGATCCTCAGCCTCGGCGTCTTCGACAAGGCGTACGCGACCGAGGTCGCCGGCACCGGCGAGCGCCATGCCTACCTCGACCCCGAGACGTTCACGGACGAGACCCCGCTCGGTACCTATCAGGGCGTCACCGATCAGGTCCGGATGTCCGGCACGCCGGGCCGCTACCCGTTCACCCTGGTGGCCCGGGGCTCGTGCCCTCCCGAGTGGGCCTGA
- a CDS encoding nitroreductase family protein, giving the protein MITTTTTAPATPTAGQPALFDTMSTMRAMRRLKPDPVPDELLDQLIQAAVWGPSGGNMQRYEYVVVTDPAVMARLAPLWKRCVDAYLATTGKHAPEGMPEAAYGRMVAAIEYQRDHFAETPALIIPCYRMPELQSDEAGVRAYVAALGTTAAAELAQTQERFTALAEGSCVYPGMQNLLLAARGLGLAANVTIWHLMLEAEWKQALGIPEEMRTFAAIPVGWPRGNFGPVRRRPVPEVVHRNGW; this is encoded by the coding sequence ATGATCACAACCACGACCACAGCGCCCGCCACTCCGACCGCCGGTCAACCGGCGCTGTTCGACACGATGTCGACCATGCGCGCCATGCGCCGGCTCAAGCCCGATCCCGTGCCCGACGAGCTGCTGGACCAGCTGATACAGGCGGCCGTCTGGGGCCCCAGCGGCGGCAACATGCAGCGTTACGAGTACGTCGTCGTGACCGATCCCGCCGTCATGGCACGGCTGGCACCACTGTGGAAGCGCTGTGTCGACGCCTATCTGGCCACCACGGGCAAGCACGCGCCCGAGGGGATGCCGGAGGCGGCGTACGGGCGGATGGTCGCCGCGATCGAGTACCAGCGCGACCACTTCGCCGAGACACCCGCGCTGATCATCCCCTGCTACCGCATGCCGGAGCTGCAGTCGGACGAGGCCGGGGTGCGGGCCTACGTGGCGGCGCTGGGCACGACCGCGGCGGCGGAGCTGGCGCAGACACAGGAGCGCTTCACGGCGCTCGCGGAGGGCTCATGCGTCTACCCGGGGATGCAGAACCTGCTGCTCGCCGCGCGCGGCCTGGGCCTGGCCGCCAACGTCACCATCTGGCACCTGATGCTGGAGGCGGAGTGGAAGCAGGCGCTGGGCATCCCCGAGGAGATGCGGACCTTCGCCGCGATCCCCGTGGGGTGGCCGAGGGGCAATTTCGGTCCGGTGCGGCGGCGCCCCGTCCCGGAGGTCGTCCACCGCAACGGCTGGTGA
- a CDS encoding ANTAR domain-containing protein — protein sequence MSEAAREIWSGVVRLPAAVGWLQMLGADGVLESADHPLFTAIRETSGGPEAVAVDLSEVRQMSLGAARALATCAGELGHRGIRLMVVAPSEQAALALAADEAADSGLIVLPAVRDLITACVPDLPEHVPGVGDPLQAPEPAEPSQQEVDRLRRTVRDLQAKVRTHPLIAQAQGVLQERYRLRDGQAAFRLLQAASQQHNVKLRSLASALLEAPRPEHGSARWFPDRIKTRPPKLTALPQVNSESANRSAVISAVLHQTLTISDTPMGNVQLADRHAGGLRIEKHHGLNEEFVDYFDVVGREGTSCALAARNVTRVTVTDVATDPVFSDEARYKIMQAGSRSAHSTPLTTARGVCLGMVSSHHERPHQLLGPAQARALDRIGDQAGRWLAWHQRTVVLDALEHLHRLATAA from the coding sequence ATGAGCGAGGCAGCACGGGAGATCTGGTCCGGTGTGGTGCGCCTGCCCGCCGCCGTGGGGTGGCTCCAGATGCTGGGCGCCGACGGCGTCCTGGAATCCGCCGACCACCCCCTCTTCACTGCGATCCGGGAGACCAGCGGCGGGCCGGAGGCGGTCGCGGTCGATCTCTCGGAGGTACGGCAGATGTCCCTCGGCGCGGCCCGCGCCCTGGCCACGTGTGCGGGGGAACTGGGCCACCGGGGCATCCGCCTCATGGTGGTGGCCCCGTCCGAGCAGGCCGCCCTGGCCCTGGCCGCCGACGAAGCCGCCGACTCCGGCCTGATCGTGCTGCCGGCCGTGCGCGACCTCATCACCGCCTGCGTGCCCGATCTCCCGGAGCACGTACCCGGCGTCGGCGACCCCTTGCAGGCCCCGGAGCCGGCGGAGCCTTCCCAGCAGGAGGTCGACCGGCTGCGCAGAACGGTGCGGGACCTCCAGGCCAAGGTGCGTACGCATCCACTGATCGCGCAGGCGCAGGGGGTGCTGCAGGAGCGCTACCGGCTGCGCGACGGGCAGGCGGCGTTCAGGCTGCTCCAGGCCGCCTCGCAGCAGCACAACGTCAAGCTGCGCTCCCTGGCCTCCGCGCTGCTCGAAGCGCCCCGGCCCGAGCACGGCTCGGCGCGCTGGTTCCCCGACCGCATCAAGACCCGCCCGCCGAAGCTGACGGCGCTGCCGCAGGTGAACTCCGAGTCCGCCAACCGCAGTGCGGTGATCTCGGCCGTGCTGCACCAGACCCTGACGATCTCGGACACGCCGATGGGCAACGTGCAGCTCGCCGACCGCCACGCCGGAGGGCTGCGCATCGAGAAGCACCACGGCCTGAACGAGGAGTTCGTCGACTACTTCGACGTCGTGGGCAGGGAAGGCACCTCCTGCGCACTGGCGGCACGCAACGTCACACGGGTCACGGTCACCGATGTCGCCACCGATCCGGTCTTCTCCGACGAGGCGCGTTACAAGATCATGCAGGCCGGCAGCCGCTCTGCGCACAGCACACCGCTGACCACCGCCCGGGGGGTCTGTCTCGGCATGGTGTCCAGTCATCACGAGCGTCCCCACCAGCTGCTGGGCCCGGCCCAGGCCCGCGCCCTGGACCGCATCGGCGACCAGGCCGGCCGGTGGCTGGCCTGGCACCAGCGCACCGTCGTCCTCGACGCCCT